The following proteins come from a genomic window of Kitasatospora sp. NBC_01246:
- a CDS encoding helix-turn-helix domain-containing protein, translating into MKGRGWTEVRAEVLERARMRQESWARIRGHELAELRLKVGLTQKEVAGLLGVSQARVSQIEHGQVDSLDNLRACAAAIGGEVKVTVRQGDRTIKVA; encoded by the coding sequence AGGGCAGAGGTCCTGGAGCGGGCGCGGATGCGGCAGGAGTCGTGGGCGCGGATCCGTGGTCACGAGCTGGCGGAGCTGCGGCTGAAGGTGGGGCTGACGCAGAAGGAGGTGGCGGGGTTGCTCGGGGTGAGCCAGGCGCGGGTGTCGCAGATCGAGCACGGGCAGGTGGACAGCCTGGACAACCTGCGGGCCTGCGCGGCGGCGATCGGCGGCGAGGTGAAGGTCACCGTGCGGCAGGGGGACCGGACGATCAAGGTGGCCTGA